The following nucleotide sequence is from Pseudarthrobacter psychrotolerans.
TCGATCACCGGCGCCGACGCAGATAACCCGACCAAAATGGGTGTCCCGATCGCGGACCTGCTGGCGGGAATGTACGGCGCCTACGGCGTCGCGGGGGCGCTCGTCGAGCGGACCAAGACCGGCAGGGGGCGCCATGTGCGCACCTCCCTGCTCGCCTCGGTTGTGGGCGTCCACGCATTCCAGGGAACACGCTGGACGGTCGCCGGGGAAGTGCCGCGCCCCACAGGGAACCAGCACGCGGCGATATGCCCCTACGGACTCTTTAGCTGCGCAGATGGCAGCATCCAGCTCGCCGTCGGTTCAGAAAAGCAGTGGCGCACGTTGGCTGTAGCCTTCGGCCTCGACCCGGAGCTGCCTGAGTGGTCCTCCAACGAAGCCCGGATCGCGAACCGCGACCATGTCATTGCGGTACTGGAAAACGAATTCTCATCCCGGATGGCCGACGAGATCCTCCAGGTTCTGGACGGGATCGGCATCCCCTCCGGAAAGCTGCGCAGCATCGATGAGGTATACAGCTGGGAACAGACCCGTTCACAGGGACTGCTGCTGGAAGTCGAACACCCGACGCTGGGAAACATTACGTTGCCCGGCCCGGCAATCCGGTTCGAAGACGGCGTACTGCGTCCGAGGCTGGCACCGCCCACCCTGAACCAGCACGGCGACGGCATCAGGGCCTGGCTCGCATCGAAGGAGATCACGGCATGACCACCCTCGCCGTCTCCGGCATTCGCCCCGATTCCCGCGCGATCCTCGATGTGGTCCTCGACTCTGGGACGTTCAACAGTTGGGACGAGGATCCGGGGCCGAGCAAATCGCTGTTGGAAGGCTATGCCCAAACCCTCGAACGTACACGCGAAAAGACGGGTCATACGGAAGCCGTCATCACCGGGAGGGGAGACATCCATGGCCTGCCGGTGGCGGTGATCGTCTCGGAATTCGCGTTCCTCGCCGGATCGATGGGCGTTCATGCCTCAAAGAGGGTCCACGACGCAATCAGCAGGGCCACCTCCGAGGGCCTTCCCGTGATTGCATGTCCCGCGTCTGGCGGAACCCGCATGCAGGAGGGTACAAGCGCTTTCGTCCAGATGCTGAAAATCACCGCCGCGATCGAAACCCACAAAGCGCAGGGACTGCCCTACCTCGTATACCTCCGCCACCCCACCACCGGGGGGTCATGGCGTCCTGGGGATCGCTGGGACATCTCACTGCCGCAGAACCCGAAGCCCTGCTCGGATTCCTCGGACCCAAAGTCTATAAAGCGCTCAACGGGACTTCATTCCCGTCGGGGATCCAGACATCAGAGAATCTCCATCGATGCGGCATCGTTGACGCCGTTGTAGCCGCAGACGGGCTAAAAACCTACCTGTGGGACATCCTGGCGGTGCTCTCCGGGGACCGGAGCGCCCGGAATTCTTCCGTCGCCACCGGCCCGGATAAGTCTCCTTTTGAAACCATCGGTAGCGGGTGGGAGTCGGTGCAGCTCAGCCGAGATCCGGCACGGCCCGGACCACGCGAGATCCTCGCCTCGGCAGAACACGTCACCTATCTCAACGGGACGGGGCAGGGCGAGACCGGCCGGGGGTATTCGTCGCGCTGGCGGAATTCGCCCGCCAGCCGTGTGTGGTCATAGGCCACACCCGGGACACGGCCGTTGATCCTGCGGGTCTGCGCCTAGCACAGAGGGGAATGGAACTCGCGGAGCAACTCCGGCTGCCTCTGCTGAGCCTGATCGATACTGTAGGAGCCGAGCTTTCTGTTGCGGCCGAAGAGAGTTCAATGGCCGGCGAAATAGCCCGCAGTATTGCCCGGCTCATCAGTCTGCGAACATCGACGATCAGCCTGATCCTCGGCCAGGGGACAGGCGGCGGCGCGCTGGCCCTGCTCCCGGCAGATCGGATGATAGCCGCGCAGCACGCCTGGCTGGCGCCCCTGGCGCCCGAAGGCGCTTCGGCCATCCTTTACAAAAGGACGTCTGAGGCAAACCGGACCGCTCAGGACCAGGGCATAACCGCCGCGGATCTTCATGCCGGGGGAATAATCGACCGCGTCCTCCCCGACCCCGTGGACGCCGCACCCGACGCCTTAATCCGGCAGGTATCCGCAGCCATCGTCGAGGAACTCAACGCCCTCACCCGATCCAAGGCAGCAAATCGGCCCGGGCCGGAAATCGGCAGACGAGAAAGGCTTAGCAGGCTCGGAAATGCTGTCGTACCGGTGTAACCACCAGCTAAGGGAACTGTGTCGTTTCAGAAGAGAGCATCCGACTCCGAAATGCGCAGCGACGCGACGCCACGGAGAATCGTGATCCTGCCACATCAGCTGCTCCGTCGCTGCGTGCAACGGCAATGGAGCAACCTCACGAAAGGCCAGCATGTGGAACTTCGGCGCCATGGCAAGGCGGTCGACGCCGGACGCATCGACGATGTTGCCGCCAGTGCTGACGTCATCTGGTTGTTCTCCGACCACCAGACCCGCCGTTACATGATTCATCGCAGCGACGGGCTCGATGTGTGGGTGTGGAGCGTCAGGGCACGATGAGCCCATGCCTGAAGATATACCCGCCGAAATTAAATGAACATTTGGAGTCCTCATGGCCATCACCACAAACAGCGGGAACGCACCGACGTCGCTGCCGCCCTCGGCAAAAAAGGCGATCGCCGCGGCAACAATCGGCAACGCGCTTGAATGGTACGACATCATCGTCTACGGCATTTTTGCCGCCACCATCGCCAAGGTGTTCTTTCCGACGGACGACCCGGCCGTCGGGTTGATGATCACCCTGGGCACCTTCGGCGTTTCCTTCCTCATCCGCCCCCTCGGCGCGATCGTCCTTGGCGCCTACGCGGACCGCGCCGGTCGCAAAAAGTCGCTCATGGTGTCCATCTGGCTCATGATGGGCGCCACCGCCGTGATCGCGTTCATGCCGAATTTCGCCACCATTGGCCTGGCAGCGCCGATCCTGGTGATCCTTGCGAGGCTCGTTCAGGGCTTTGCGGCCGGCGGCGAATTCGGCTCAGCCACCGCATATCTCGTGGAACAATCTCCGAACCGCCGCGGATTCATGGGCAGCTGGCAATTCGCCTCGCAGGGCGTGTCCACGCTGCTGGCAGCAGGCTTCGGCGCCATACTCTTTGCCACCTTGAACAACGTCCAGATGGAAGACTGGGGTTGGCGCCTACCCTTCATCTTCGGCCTGCTGATCGGCCCGGTCGGCATCTGGATCCGG
It contains:
- a CDS encoding CoA transferase — translated: MTAPTIQRAGTGVGTPPTVSGPFQDITVLDLSRALAGPHATMMMADLGARVIKVESPGTGDDTRGWGPPFAGPEDQRESTYFLAANRGKESIVLDLKNAADLDVLKRLITESDVLVENFRPGVMDRLGLGTDSLWEINRSLVVLSISGFGHDGPEGGRAGYDQIIQGEAGLMSITGADADNPTKMGVPIADLLAGMYGAYGVAGALVERTKTGRGRHVRTSLLASVVGVHAFQGTRWTVAGEVPRPTGNQHAAICPYGLFSCADGSIQLAVGSEKQWRTLAVAFGLDPELPEWSSNEARIANRDHVIAVLENEFSSRMADEILQVLDGIGIPSGKLRSIDEVYSWEQTRSQGLLLEVEHPTLGNITLPGPAIRFEDGVLRPRLAPPTLNQHGDGIRAWLASKEITA
- a CDS encoding carboxyl transferase domain-containing protein, whose amino-acid sequence is MVIGHTRDTAVDPAGLRLAQRGMELAEQLRLPLLSLIDTVGAELSVAAEESSMAGEIARSIARLISLRTSTISLILGQGTGGGALALLPADRMIAAQHAWLAPLAPEGASAILYKRTSEANRTAQDQGITAADLHAGGIIDRVLPDPVDAAPDALIRQVSAAIVEELNALTRSKAANRPGPEIGRRERLSRLGNAVVPV
- a CDS encoding carboxyl transferase domain-containing protein; the protein is MTTLAVSGIRPDSRAILDVVLDSGTFNSWDEDPGPSKSLLEGYAQTLERTREKTGHTEAVITGRGDIHGLPVAVIVSEFAFLAGSMGVHASKRVHDAISRATSEGLPVIACPASGGTRMQEGTSAFVQMLKITAAIETHKAQGLPYLVYLRHPTTGGSWRPGDRWDISLPQNPKPCSDSSDPKSIKRSTGLHSRRGSRHQRISIDAASLTPL